One Haemorhous mexicanus isolate bHaeMex1 chromosome 9, bHaeMex1.pri, whole genome shotgun sequence DNA segment encodes these proteins:
- the GIPC2 gene encoding PDZ domain-containing protein GIPC2 isoform X2, translating to MFCTLNTHKVDMDKLLGAQIGLEDFIFAHVKGQRKEVEILKTDDMLGLTITDNGTGCAFIKRIKEGSIMDQTKTVCVGDHIETINGKNVSECRHYEVAKMLKDLEKGQKFKLELVEPLKAFEKLEPRSKGRTLSEAKISKGRETLRLRAKGPATVEEMPTEVEEKAIKKVDELLETYMGIRDVELAATIVEAGRDKKNPDEFAVALDETLGDFAFPDEFVFDVWGAIGDAKQGRLE from the exons ATGTTTTGCACTTTGAACACTCATAAAGTTGATATGGACAAGCTCTTAGGTGCACAAATCGGCCTTGAAGATTTCATATTTGCCCATGTGAAAGGACAGCGAAAAGAAGTGGAAATTCTTAAAACTGATGATATGCTGGGACTTACCATTACAGACAATGGAACGGGCTGTGCCTTTATAAAG cGAATCAAAGAAGGCAGCATTATGGACCAAACCAAAACTGTCTGCGTGGGTGATCACATAGAGACcataaatgggaaaaatgtgTCAGAGTGTCGGCATTATGAAGTTGCCAAAATGCTAAAAGATCTGGAGAAAGGTCAGAAGTTTAAGCTGGAGTTGGTAGAGCCTTTGAAAGCATTTG AAAAGCTGGAGCCAAGGTCCAAAGGCAGAACTCTGTCAGAGGCTAAAATCTCCAAAGGGAGAGAAACACTTCGCCTGAGAGCCAAAGGCCCTGCTACTGTGGAGGAAATG CCAACTGAAGttgaagaaaaagcaattaaaaaagtGGATGAGCTTCTTGAAACATACATGGGCATAAGAGATGTTGAATTAG CTGCAACAATTGTGGAAGctggaagagacaagaaaaaccCAGATGAATTTGCAGTGGCATTGGATGAAACTCTTGGAGACTTTGCATTTCCAGATGAGTTTGTATTTGATGTATGGGGAGCAATAGGTGATGCTAAGCAAGGACGACTGGAATGA